In Macadamia integrifolia cultivar HAES 741 chromosome 13, SCU_Mint_v3, whole genome shotgun sequence, one DNA window encodes the following:
- the LOC122058805 gene encoding uncharacterized protein LOC122058805 isoform X1 codes for MEMEMQKKMMMGLFLLLIMLSGVRAWTGEIHGRVVCDVCGDSSIGPEDHALEGAEVAVLCITKSGEVLNYQAFTNSKGVYAVAETMPDSDRWDSCLARPMSSFHKHCVQLADANSGVKFSYNHPSGYSLAIRPFLYRPANVPMYCI; via the exons ATGGAAATGGAGATgcagaagaaaatgatgatggGTCTTTTCCTCCTCTTGATCATGCTATCTGGTGTGAGAGCTTGGACCGGAGAAATCCATGGCAGAGTGGTCTGTGACGTATGTGGGGATTCTTCTATTGGACCTGAGGACCATGCTTTGGAAG GTGCAGAGGTAGCTGTTCTTTGCATTACGAAATCCGGGGAGGTGCTCAACTATCAAGCATTCACGAATTCAAAGGGGGTGTACGCAGTAGCTGAGACAATGCCAGATAGTGATCGCTGGGATTCATGCTTGGCAAGGCCAATGAGTAGCTTCCATAAGCATTGTGTCCAACTGGCTGATGCCAATTCTGGGGTCAAGTTCAGTTACAATCATCCATCAGGTTATTCTCTTGCCATCAGGCCATTCCTCTATCGGCCTGCCAATGTTCCGATGTACTGCATATGA
- the LOC122059126 gene encoding probable folate-biopterin transporter 4 encodes MIIFLKQLRAAFGISFLWIICLVYFIQGFRSFVWTAVSYQLKDRLNLSPSASQLVFSVAFFPWSIKPLYGILSDCIPIRGRKRIPYLIISTILSLLSWLILGLKSSMRSSSGPLMIFLTVQNLGSAMADVVVDAMIAEAVRCERAAFAGDLQSMSWLAMAFGGICGSLLGGFALTNLQIETIFLLFSVLPAMQLLSCGLVEENSLGVKVLPELGDSRSSHIPDRNGIISDSNVSSIKKSRLSTTRRKKSHSREMQKFITTRSETLQKDETLTVQWFQSLKSAIYSLCHAFKQPIILRPMAWFFLAHVTVPNLSTIMFYYQTEFLHLDASFLGTSRVVGWLGLMVGTFVFNRFLKRMKLRRILMSAHVGLAILSLLDIALVSRLNVSFGLSDKLTVLCGSALADAVNQFKFMPFLILSGQLCPPGIEGTLFALFMSINNLGTTLGSFVGAGLTSMLNISSSSFVSSCFFFNVVPYFYSRHHHHHPSLSLLFLIPKEATGITA; translated from the exons ATGATAATATTTCTCAAACAGTTGCGGGCTGCGTTCGGGATTTCGTTTTTATGGATTATCTGTTTGGTTTACTTCATTCAG GGTTTCAGATCATTTGTATGGACTGCAGTTTCTTATCAACTGAAAGACAGGCTTAACTTATCACCATCAGCCTCTCAGCTTGTGTTTTCTGTAGCATTTTTTCCATGGAGTATAAAGCCCCTTTATGG AATCTTGTCAGATTGTATTCCTATAAGAGGGAGGAAAAGGATTCCATACTTAATCATCTCAACCATACTATCTCTCTTATCATGGCTAATTCTTGGTCTGAAATCTTCTATGAGGAGTTCCAGTGGACCTCTCATGATTTTTTTAACGGTGCAAAACCTAGGTTCAGCCATGGCAGATGTTGTGGTTGATGCAATGATTGCTGAAGCAGTACGATGTGAGCG GGCAGCATTTGCTGGAGACCTCCAGTCAATGTCTTGGTTGGCAATGGCCTTTGGAGGAATATGCGGGAGTTTGTTAGGAGGATTCGCATTGACCAACTTACAAATAGAGacaatttttctccttttctctgtGCTCCCAGCCATGCAGTTATTATCGTGTGGTTTGGTTGAAGAGAATTCTTTAGGTGTCAAAGTTTTGCCAGAGCTTGGTGACTCTAGAAGCTCTCATATACCAGATAGAAATGGTATCATCTCAGATTCTAATGTTTCATCAATCAAAAAGTCCAGGTTAAGTACTACAAGGAGAAAAAAGAGCCATAGCAGAGAAATGCAAAAATTCATCACAACTAGATCTGAGACTCTGCAAAAGGATGAGACCTTGACTGTCCAGTGGTTCCAGTCTCTAAAATCAGCTATCTATAGTTTGTGTCATGCATTTAAGCAACCCATCATCTTGAG ACCGATGGCTTGGTTTTTCTTAGCTCATGTGACTGTTCCAAACCTCTCGACGATCATGTTCTATTATCAGACTGAATTCTTACACTTGGACGCATCCTTTCTGGGTACATCACGTGTTGTTGGATGGTTAGGCCTCATGGTTGGAACCTTCGTTTTCAACCGCTTCTTGAAGCGGATGAAATTAAGAAGAATTCTCAT GTCAGCCCATGTTGGTCTTGCTATTCTGAGTCTCCTTGACATCGCTCTAGTGTCTCGATTGAATGTTTCATTCGGCTTATCAGATAAACTTACAGTTCTGTGTGGGTCTGCTCTTGCTGATGCAGTCAATCAATTTAA GTTTATGCCATTCCTGATACTCTCTGGACAGCTTTGCCCGCCAGGTATTGAGGGAACCCTTTTTGCACTCTTCATGTCCATAAATAACCTGGGGACCACGTTGGGATCATTTGTAGGAGCTGGTTTGACCTCTATGCTGAACATCTCTTCAAGTTCTTTTGTCTcttcttgctttttcttcaacgttGTTCCTTATTTCTACAgtcgccatcatcatcatcatccctctctctctctcttgttcttgATACCAAAAGAAGCCACAGGGATAACAGCTTAA
- the LOC122058805 gene encoding uncharacterized protein LOC122058805 isoform X2: MAEWSVTYVGILLLDLRTMLWKICLLNAGAEVAVLCITKSGEVLNYQAFTNSKGVYAVAETMPDSDRWDSCLARPMSSFHKHCVQLADANSGVKFSYNHPSGYSLAIRPFLYRPANVPMYCI; this comes from the exons ATGGCAGAGTGGTCTGTGACGTATGTGGGGATTCTTCTATTGGACCTGAGGACCATGCTTTGGAAG ATTTGCTTGCTCAATGCAGGTGCAGAGGTAGCTGTTCTTTGCATTACGAAATCCGGGGAGGTGCTCAACTATCAAGCATTCACGAATTCAAAGGGGGTGTACGCAGTAGCTGAGACAATGCCAGATAGTGATCGCTGGGATTCATGCTTGGCAAGGCCAATGAGTAGCTTCCATAAGCATTGTGTCCAACTGGCTGATGCCAATTCTGGGGTCAAGTTCAGTTACAATCATCCATCAGGTTATTCTCTTGCCATCAGGCCATTCCTCTATCGGCCTGCCAATGTTCCGATGTACTGCATATGA